The sequence below is a genomic window from Lolium perenne isolate Kyuss_39 chromosome 4, Kyuss_2.0, whole genome shotgun sequence.
TGCAGTCTGCTCATGAAAATGTTACAGTACAAAAATAAATTCTCCAACGAAGGGTAGCCAATATTCTTCTCTTCTTCACATAATCTTCTACAAGAACTGGGAAAAGAACCACAAATTAACTCAATGTGACATCCCTTCAGGGGATCTCCTCAGTCCTAATATATGTGATGCTAGCTCCTCATCACCATGCTGCCTCAGTAACTGCACCAAACAATCAGCGCATGGAGATTTAATGAGTATTCCCCTATCGATGACCTTCCTCGCCAACGCCGACGCTTCAAGGACATGACCCTCCTCAGACAGCCCAAGCAACACACTAGCATAAACATCAGAGTCGCAGAGCACCCCATCGTCATCCATCAGTCTCAACCAATAGCAAGCATCCAGCCACCTTTTGCCCCTGCAGAGCTCCCTCACCATTGCGCTTCCCCCGAGCGGGCTCAGCTGCACCCCTTTCTTCATCATCCTCTGTGCGAGCCCTTCAGCTTCCCCTGCCATCCCAGCCCCGGACAAGGCAACCAGAAGGACATTATAGCACTGCCCGCTCGACAAAGCTCCGTCGACGACCAAACGCTCCACCACATCATACGCGCTGTCAAGCGAGCCATCCCCTCCGGCGGTGCAAAACCCATCGACCAGCGTCCGCACAAAAACGCGGTTCGGCATCACCCCTCTAGCCACCATCCTATCCAGCACGCTCAGAGCCTCCACCATTCTCCCCCTTTCGCAGAGGCATTTCACCAAACACGTGTAGGACACCACGTTGGGCGCACACCCGGCACCCAGCCCGCCGCCTTCCATCTCCTCGAGCAGCCCCATCGCGGCATCCACGTCTCCGAACGCGCGCATCCCGTCGAACAAAGCGGTGTAAACCACCACATTGGCCACGCACCCAAACTCGGGCATTTTGTCGATCAGGCAGCGGGCGCCTTCGAAGTCGCCCCCGTGTGCCAGCTTATGCACCGCGGTCACTATGAGGGGGACGGTCGGGTCGACGCCGGATGTGGACATGATGTCGAGAACGGCGGAGACGTCGCCGGGCGAGCccgcgacgcggagggcggagtggAAGCAGGCCACGTCGGGCGAGATGGTGAAGGAGCGCATGTGGCGGAGGATGGCAAGGGAGACGGGGAAGAGGCCGGCATGGGCGGAGATGGCGAGGAGGAGGGCGTAGTGCGGGAGGGGCAGCGGGCGctgggaggaggagaggaggaggggcACGGCGGAGGGGaggtccgggagcgaggcggcgaCCGAGGAGAGGGTGTGCGGGGAGGGGAGCGGCGGGGAAGGGGGCAGACGCCAGAGGAGGAACCGGAGGGAGAGGAGCGGGGAGGGGAGTCGCGGGAGGAGATCGGGGAGCGTGTGGAGGGGGAACGCGTCCGACGGAGACGGGAAGGCGCGGGAGAGGGCGTGCGGGAGCGGCGTAGATGAAGCCTGCGGCGACcggaggacggcgaggagggtGGCGAGGTTGGTGTCCCGGCCGGTggagaggcggcggaggagcgatAGGCGCGGCGGCATCTGGTTTTGGACGACGGAGGGAGTTTTTTTTTCTGGAGAAATCTAAAGGTATAAACGGTGCAacctcaccgggcacccaggtaaATTAGATTTGACTGACCGTACATTTTGCCTCTAGCAAATCTGAG
It includes:
- the LOC127296229 gene encoding uncharacterized protein, with amino-acid sequence MPPRLSLLRRLSTGRDTNLATLLAVLRSPQASSTPLPHALSRAFPSPSDAFPLHTLPDLLPRLPSPLLSLRFLLWRLPPSPPLPSPHTLSSVAASLPDLPSAVPLLLSSSQRPLPLPHYALLLAISAHAGLFPVSLAILRHMRSFTISPDVACFHSALRVAGSPGDVSAVLDIMSTSGVDPTVPLIVTAVHKLAHGGDFEGARCLIDKMPEFGCVANVVVYTALFDGMRAFGDVDAAMGLLEEMEGGGLGAGCAPNVVSYTCLVKCLCERGRMVEALSVLDRMVARGVMPNRVFVRTLVDGFCTAGGDGSLDSAYDVVERLVVDGALSSGQCYNVLLVALSGAGMAGEAEGLAQRMMKKGVQLSPLGGSAMVRELCRGKRWLDACYWLRLMDDDGVLCDSDVYASVLLGLSEEGHVLEASALARKVIDRGILIKSPCADCLVQLLRQHGDEELASHILGLRRSPEGMSH